The Falco peregrinus isolate bFalPer1 chromosome 1, bFalPer1.pri, whole genome shotgun sequence genome has a window encoding:
- the LOC114012669 gene encoding LOW QUALITY PROTEIN: endoplasmic reticulum-Golgi intermediate compartment protein 3-like (The sequence of the model RefSeq protein was modified relative to this genomic sequence to represent the inferred CDS: substituted 2 bases at 2 genomic stop codons) translates to MRRFPGSLEDFRAGTCGGALDLSIDAMDVTGEQQQDIEHKPFKQHLDKAANHVTPEADRHELGKEEEKVFDPNALDADGCESCYGAESEDIRCCDTCDYVRETYRXRGWAFXNPDSIEQCKREGFSQKMQEQKNEGCQVCGFLEVNKVAGNFHFAPAKSFQQSHVHGKVFSFPAYCDL, encoded by the exons ATGCGGCGCTTCCCCGGGAGCCtggaagactttcgggccgggacgtgcggcggcgcgctgg ATTTGAGCATCGATGCCATGGATGtaacaggagagcagcagcaggacataGAGCACAAGCCATTTAAACAGCACTTGGATAAAGCTGCCAATCATGTGACTCCAGAAGCTGACAGACATG aactggggaaagaagaagaaaaggtgtttgATCCAAATGCTTTGGATGCCGATGGCTGTGAAAGCTGTTACGGGGCAGAGTCGGAGGACATTCG GTGCTGCGATACTTGTGACTATGTCAGAGAAACATACAGGTGACGAGGCTGGGCCTTCTAGAACCCGGATAGCATAGAGCAGTGCAAGAGGGAAGGATTTAGCCAAAAAATGCAAGAGCAGAAGAACGAGGGCTGCCAAGTGTGTGGTTTCCTGGAGGTCAACAAG GTAGCTGGAAATTTCCACTTTGCACCGGCAAAAAGTTTCCAACAGTCTCATGTACATggtaaagtattttcttttcctgcttattGTGACCTTTAG